One region of Roseovarius faecimaris genomic DNA includes:
- the hutU gene encoding urocanate hydratase gives MTNPRHNTRDIYPDTGAEITAKHWTTEAPMRMLMNNLHPDVAENPHELVVYGGIGRAARTWEDFDRIVATLKGLDEDQTLLVQSGKPVGVFQTHKDAPRVLIANSNIVPHWANWDHFSELDKKGLMMYGQMTAGSWIYIGTQGIVQGTYETFAEAGRQHYDGNLTGRWILTGGLGGMGGAQPLAAVFAGACCLAVECDETRVDFRIRTRYLDEKAHTLDEALEMIDRWTKAGEAKSVGLIGNAADVFAELVERGVHPDIVTDQTSAHDPVHGYLPQGWSVAEWRAKQESDPKAVEKAARASMKVHVKAMVDFWNAGVPTLDYGNNIRQVALEEGLENAFAFPGFVPAYIRPLFCRGVGPFRWCALSGDPEDIYKTDAKMKELFPEDTHLHQWLAMAQERIAFQGLPARICWIGLGERHRAGLAFNEMVRNGELKAPVVIGRDHLDSGSVASPNRETEAMKDGSDAVSDWPLLNALLNTASGATWVSLHHGGGVGMGFSQHSGMVICCDGSEDADRRLERVLWNDPATGVMRHADAGYDIAIDCAREHGLNLPGILG, from the coding sequence ATGACCAATCCGCGTCACAATACCCGCGACATCTATCCCGATACCGGGGCCGAGATCACCGCGAAGCATTGGACCACAGAAGCGCCGATGCGCATGCTGATGAACAACCTGCACCCGGACGTGGCCGAGAACCCGCATGAGTTGGTCGTCTATGGCGGGATCGGCCGCGCGGCACGGACCTGGGAAGATTTCGACCGGATCGTCGCCACGCTGAAGGGGTTGGACGAGGACCAGACGCTGCTGGTGCAGTCGGGTAAGCCTGTGGGGGTTTTCCAGACCCACAAGGATGCACCAAGGGTGCTGATCGCCAACTCCAACATCGTGCCCCACTGGGCCAATTGGGACCATTTCAGCGAGCTCGATAAGAAAGGGCTGATGATGTATGGCCAGATGACGGCCGGAAGCTGGATTTACATCGGCACGCAGGGGATCGTGCAGGGCACTTACGAGACCTTTGCCGAGGCCGGGCGGCAGCATTACGATGGCAACCTCACGGGCCGGTGGATCCTGACCGGCGGCCTGGGTGGTATGGGCGGCGCACAGCCTCTGGCCGCGGTCTTTGCCGGTGCGTGCTGTCTTGCGGTGGAATGCGATGAGACGCGCGTCGATTTCCGCATTCGCACACGGTATCTGGACGAGAAAGCACATACGCTCGATGAGGCGCTTGAGATGATCGACCGCTGGACAAAGGCGGGCGAGGCAAAGTCAGTGGGCCTGATCGGCAACGCGGCGGATGTGTTTGCGGAACTCGTGGAACGCGGCGTGCACCCGGACATCGTGACCGACCAGACAAGCGCCCATGACCCGGTGCATGGCTATCTGCCGCAAGGCTGGTCCGTGGCCGAATGGCGCGCCAAACAGGAGAGCGATCCGAAGGCGGTGGAGAAAGCGGCCCGCGCAAGCATGAAAGTGCATGTGAAGGCGATGGTCGATTTCTGGAACGCAGGCGTACCGACGCTGGATTACGGCAACAACATCCGGCAGGTGGCGCTGGAGGAGGGGCTGGAAAATGCTTTTGCCTTCCCCGGTTTCGTGCCGGCCTATATCCGCCCACTCTTCTGCCGCGGCGTGGGGCCGTTCCGCTGGTGTGCTCTGTCGGGCGACCCGGAAGATATCTACAAGACCGACGCCAAGATGAAGGAGCTCTTTCCCGAGGACACCCATCTGCATCAATGGCTCGCCATGGCACAGGAGCGTATTGCCTTTCAGGGTCTGCCCGCGCGGATCTGCTGGATCGGCCTCGGAGAGCGGCACCGGGCGGGCCTTGCGTTCAACGAGATGGTGCGCAATGGCGAGTTGAAGGCCCCGGTGGTGATCGGACGGGACCATCTCGACAGCGGCTCGGTCGCCTCGCCCAACCGCGAGACCGAGGCGATGAAAGATGGCTCAGACGCCGTGTCGGACTGGCCGCTGCTGAATGCACTGCTGAACACAGCGTCAGGTGCGACATGGGTGAGCCTGCATCATGGCGGCGGGGTTGGCATGGGCTTCTCGCAGCATTCGGGCATGGTGATCTGCTGCGATGGCAGCGAGGACGCGGACCGGCGGCTGGAGCGGGTGCTCTGGAACGATCCGGCCACAGGCGTGATGCGCCATGCGGATGCGGGCTATGACATCGCGATTGACTGCGCCCGCGAGCATGGGCTGAACTTGCCGGGAATTTTGGGGTGA
- a CDS encoding CaiB/BaiF CoA transferase family protein: protein MKPLDGIRVLDLTRVLAGPYCTALLADLGAQVIKLEPARGDDYRHIGPFLDGESALFHLNNRGKHSIALNLKDSEGLSLAREIAGKCDVLVENFRPGVAEKIGLGPEILREANPGLIYARISGFGQTGPFRDLPAYDLVVQAMSGLMAATGEDGGAPLKTGESVADLLGGLFGSWSILAALVQRGRTGQGTVLDVSMYDALYSLLTTSHALHFYGGTLPARVGNRHPLSTPFGCFATQDGQVVIAVLTPAQFARLAQLIGQPELPEDARYATDEARTQNEPKLKAMIEAWSRNQSTEAAMVALAEAGLPSAPIWDIAQASTSPHATARNLVQQGERPVVGQPVWFDGEKPLATRAAPGLAADQAQVLAEFCGVDAERFAELKEKGVIA, encoded by the coding sequence ATGAAACCACTGGACGGGATCAGGGTGCTTGACCTCACGCGAGTGCTTGCCGGGCCCTATTGCACTGCGCTGCTGGCTGACCTTGGCGCCCAGGTGATCAAGCTGGAGCCTGCGCGGGGCGACGACTATCGCCATATCGGGCCCTTTCTCGATGGTGAAAGCGCGCTCTTTCATCTCAACAACCGGGGCAAGCACAGCATCGCGCTGAACCTGAAAGATTCCGAAGGGCTGTCTCTTGCGCGCGAGATCGCCGGTAAATGTGACGTGCTGGTCGAGAATTTCCGGCCCGGCGTCGCCGAGAAGATCGGGCTGGGCCCGGAGATTCTGCGCGAGGCCAATCCGGGGTTGATCTATGCGCGGATCTCCGGGTTTGGCCAGACAGGGCCGTTTCGCGATTTGCCTGCCTATGATCTGGTGGTGCAGGCCATGTCGGGACTTATGGCGGCGACGGGCGAGGATGGTGGCGCACCGCTCAAGACGGGCGAGTCGGTGGCCGACCTTTTGGGCGGGCTCTTTGGCAGCTGGTCGATCCTCGCGGCGCTGGTGCAGCGCGGTCGCACGGGACAGGGCACCGTGCTCGATGTGTCCATGTATGATGCGCTCTATTCGTTGCTGACCACCAGCCATGCCTTGCATTTCTATGGCGGCACATTGCCGGCGCGCGTGGGCAACCGCCACCCGCTTTCCACACCGTTTGGCTGTTTTGCCACGCAGGACGGACAAGTCGTGATCGCCGTGCTGACACCGGCACAATTTGCCCGGCTTGCGCAGCTCATCGGACAGCCGGAACTGCCCGAGGATGCGCGATATGCAACCGACGAGGCGCGTACGCAGAACGAGCCTAAGCTGAAGGCCATGATCGAGGCCTGGAGCCGCAACCAGAGCACCGAGGCGGCAATGGTGGCGCTGGCCGAAGCCGGACTTCCCAGCGCGCCTATCTGGGACATCGCGCAGGCCAGCACCAGCCCTCATGCGACGGCCCGCAACCTCGTTCAGCAAGGTGAGCGCCCGGTTGTCGGGCAACCTGTCTGGTTCGACGGAGAGAAACCGCTGGCGACGCGCGCGGCTCCGGGGTTGGCCGCGGATCAGGCGCAAGTGCTTGCCGAGTTCTGTGGGGTGGATGCGGAGCGGTTCGCAGAGCTAAAGGAAAAGGGTGTGATCGCATGA
- a CDS encoding TRAP transporter small permease subunit — protein sequence MERLADHLDTINRMVGRIVRWLAIAMVLVQFGIVVLRYVYGISFIALNESVLYMHATLFMLGAGYTLLVDDHVRVDIFQAKASPRGQARIDVFGHIVLLIPSMLALLYWSFPSVRNAWAIYEGAISVGGIPAVFLLKTLIPAFCILLLIQSLACLMRNIVRLRT from the coding sequence ATGGAACGACTGGCGGATCACCTCGACACTATCAATCGCATGGTGGGCCGCATCGTGCGCTGGCTCGCCATTGCGATGGTGCTGGTGCAATTCGGCATCGTTGTGCTGCGCTATGTCTATGGCATCAGCTTCATCGCGCTGAACGAAAGCGTGCTTTACATGCATGCCACGCTCTTCATGCTGGGGGCAGGCTATACGCTTCTGGTCGATGACCATGTGCGCGTTGATATCTTTCAGGCCAAAGCCAGCCCGCGCGGTCAGGCGCGGATTGATGTGTTTGGCCATATCGTCCTGCTGATCCCGTCGATGCTGGCGTTGCTCTACTGGTCCTTTCCGTCCGTTCGCAATGCCTGGGCGATCTATGAGGGCGCGATCTCGGTCGGCGGCATCCCGGCGGTCTTCCTGCTCAAGACGCTGATCCCGGCCTTTTGTATTCTGCTTCTCATCCAGTCGCTGGCGTGTCTGATGCGCAATATCGTCAGGCTCCGCACATGA
- a CDS encoding TRAP transporter substrate-binding protein: protein MKRRDFIKAGAIGTAGAALASPAIAQDITQWTMVTAWPKNLPGPGVAAQTLADRITTLSGGRLEVKLHAAGEIVPGRGVFDAVSEGTAHLYHAVPAYWGSKSKGILLFGSQPFGLRADEQVGWMVQGGGQALYDEMYGRFGIKPFLCGNSGPQWFGWFRDEINSVDDLKGMKYRSTGLASEMCAEIGMAVQAMSGPAMFQALQSGALDAGEFIGPWTDSALGYHQIAKNYYWPGIGEPSSAEECGVNAAAYDALSDDLKLVVATACSSLYNDVWTEYETKHARALEKLVAEEGVMVRELPESIVMEMGKAADTVIGKLRDDEDELVQRIAESFVAYRESIGRYMVYADNGQMNARAKVLGY, encoded by the coding sequence ATGAAACGACGTGACTTTATCAAGGCCGGGGCCATCGGCACGGCAGGGGCGGCGCTGGCCAGCCCGGCAATTGCCCAGGACATCACCCAATGGACCATGGTCACCGCCTGGCCCAAGAACCTGCCCGGGCCGGGGGTGGCCGCTCAGACACTGGCTGACAGAATCACCACGCTGTCAGGCGGGCGGCTTGAAGTGAAACTGCACGCTGCCGGTGAAATCGTGCCGGGTCGCGGTGTGTTTGATGCCGTTTCCGAAGGCACGGCGCATCTTTATCACGCGGTGCCCGCCTATTGGGGCTCCAAATCCAAGGGTATCCTGCTCTTCGGCTCGCAGCCTTTCGGCCTGCGCGCGGATGAACAAGTGGGCTGGATGGTCCAAGGCGGCGGTCAGGCGCTTTACGATGAGATGTATGGCCGCTTCGGCATCAAGCCCTTCCTCTGCGGCAATTCCGGCCCGCAGTGGTTCGGCTGGTTCCGGGATGAGATCAATTCCGTGGATGATCTGAAGGGCATGAAATATCGCTCCACCGGCCTAGCTTCGGAAATGTGTGCCGAAATCGGCATGGCGGTACAGGCGATGTCTGGCCCTGCGATGTTCCAGGCGCTGCAGTCCGGTGCGCTCGATGCCGGCGAATTCATCGGGCCGTGGACAGACTCGGCGCTCGGCTATCACCAGATCGCCAAGAACTACTACTGGCCCGGCATCGGTGAGCCGTCCTCGGCCGAGGAATGCGGTGTAAACGCGGCTGCCTATGACGCGCTCTCCGATGACCTCAAGCTGGTGGTCGCGACGGCCTGTTCCAGCCTCTACAACGACGTCTGGACCGAGTACGAGACCAAGCATGCCCGCGCGCTTGAAAAGCTTGTTGCCGAAGAAGGCGTGATGGTCCGCGAACTGCCGGAAAGCATCGTGATGGAGATGGGCAAGGCCGCCGATACGGTGATCGGTAAACTGCGCGACGACGAGGATGAACTGGTTCAGCGCATCGCGGAAAGCTTCGTGGCCTATCGCGAAAGCATCGGTCGCTACATGGTCTATGCGGATAACGGCCAGATGAACGCCCGTGCGAAAGTGCTGGGGTACTGA
- a CDS encoding acyl-CoA dehydrogenase family protein, with product MSDIWHMLSEEERLFCDVLERIVKERIAPRAAETDESAAFVHEQLATLAEAGMLGANLPEEHGGSGVSALALLRAVEIVAGGCGSTASALTAHYLATDAILIGGTDTQKAEWLPKAATSHMLGAFALTEPTAGSDPADMRTRAVRSGDGWHLKGNKCFISNGGVADFIVVFAVTDPDARHRGISAFLLPKGTPGFEAGPPERTMGLKGGHVFSLSLDCHLPDTALVGEAGQGFKTAMQVLDNGRVEVAAQCIGMAQAALDAAKDYAKERVIGGEALSDKQGIRWMLADMALELQAARLMALDAARQRSLGHRFSKAAAMAKLKASEVADMVADTALQIHGGYGYTRDFPIERITRDLRIMRIYEGSSEIQRNIIAGHLLAH from the coding sequence ATGAGCGACATTTGGCACATGCTGAGCGAGGAAGAGCGTCTGTTCTGCGACGTTCTGGAGCGGATCGTGAAGGAACGGATCGCGCCCAGGGCGGCGGAGACCGATGAAAGTGCGGCCTTCGTGCACGAACAGCTGGCCACCCTGGCCGAGGCCGGGATGCTGGGCGCGAACCTGCCCGAGGAGCATGGCGGCTCTGGCGTGTCTGCGTTGGCGCTCCTGCGCGCGGTCGAGATCGTGGCGGGAGGTTGCGGCTCGACCGCATCGGCCTTGACGGCGCACTACCTTGCCACGGATGCGATCCTCATTGGCGGAACAGATACGCAGAAAGCCGAGTGGCTGCCCAAGGCTGCGACAAGCCATATGTTGGGTGCCTTTGCCCTGACCGAGCCGACGGCGGGCAGCGATCCGGCCGATATGCGGACACGGGCCGTAAGGTCCGGGGACGGCTGGCACCTCAAAGGCAACAAGTGCTTTATCTCGAATGGCGGTGTCGCGGATTTCATCGTGGTCTTTGCCGTCACCGACCCGGATGCACGGCACCGCGGCATCAGCGCGTTCCTCCTGCCCAAAGGCACACCGGGCTTCGAAGCCGGGCCGCCCGAACGGACGATGGGGTTGAAGGGCGGGCATGTCTTCTCGCTTTCGCTCGACTGCCACCTGCCCGACACCGCTCTTGTCGGCGAGGCGGGTCAGGGTTTCAAAACCGCGATGCAGGTGCTCGACAATGGCCGCGTGGAAGTGGCGGCGCAATGTATCGGAATGGCACAGGCCGCGCTCGATGCAGCAAAGGACTATGCCAAGGAACGCGTTATCGGCGGTGAGGCGCTCAGCGACAAACAGGGCATTCGCTGGATGCTCGCCGACATGGCGCTTGAGCTGCAGGCCGCACGGCTCATGGCGCTGGACGCAGCACGCCAGCGCAGCCTTGGTCACCGCTTTTCCAAAGCTGCGGCCATGGCCAAGCTGAAGGCCTCAGAAGTGGCCGATATGGTGGCCGATACGGCGCTGCAGATTCATGGCGGCTATGGCTACACAAGAGATTTCCCGATCGAGCGGATCACCCGCGACCTCAGGATCATGCGCATTTACGAAGGATCTTCCGAGATTCAACGCAACATCATCGCCGGGCATCTGCTCGCCCATTAA
- a CDS encoding flavin reductase family protein, translated as MEYAPGHEPCPLPFSPFKSCTVPRPIGWLSTISKDGVHNLAPYSQWQNLTYDPPMVMFAANQHADGRRKDTVVNAEETGWFVWNMATWDLREAVNISAMAVTSDVDEFERAGVTKAACTEAPGAYVAESPAQFECRHIATHRLPEDTPGGFVDVVYGRVERIRVDDAMIQPDGKMDIAKIQPIARMGYYDYTVVREVFEMRIPGASQAEADGLEGKS; from the coding sequence ATGGAATACGCACCGGGGCATGAGCCCTGCCCCCTGCCCTTTTCGCCGTTCAAGAGCTGCACCGTGCCGCGGCCGATTGGCTGGCTGTCGACGATCAGCAAGGACGGGGTTCACAACCTCGCCCCCTACAGCCAGTGGCAGAACCTGACCTACGATCCGCCGATGGTGATGTTTGCCGCCAATCAGCACGCCGACGGGCGACGCAAGGACACGGTGGTCAATGCCGAGGAAACCGGCTGGTTCGTCTGGAACATGGCCACCTGGGACCTGCGCGAAGCAGTGAATATCAGCGCCATGGCCGTTACCAGCGACGTGGATGAGTTCGAGCGGGCGGGCGTGACCAAGGCCGCCTGCACCGAGGCGCCGGGCGCTTATGTGGCCGAAAGCCCGGCGCAGTTCGAGTGCCGCCACATCGCCACGCATCGGCTTCCCGAGGACACGCCCGGCGGGTTTGTCGATGTGGTCTATGGCCGGGTCGAACGGATCCGGGTGGATGACGCAATGATCCAGCCCGACGGCAAGATGGACATTGCGAAAATCCAGCCCATCGCAAGAATGGGATATTATGACTACACCGTGGTGCGCGAGGTGTTTGAGATGCGCATCCCCGGTGCCAGCCAAGCAGAGGCAGACGGGCTGGAAGGCAAGAGCTGA
- a CDS encoding TRAP transporter large permease: protein MAEYLDLLMFAALMGAILLGFPVSFAIAGTAIAFAYLGWATGAMQIGLLGALGQRVFGVLTNDVLIAIPLFVTMGVILERSHIAEDLLDTMGRLFGQLRGGLGISVILVGALLAASTGIVGATVIAMGLIALPTMLRTDYDPRLASGLVCTAGTLGQIIPPSTLLIILSDVMSSAYQQAQYEQGKFSVETISVGQIFAGALIPGLTLVAIYILYVLGRGLVRPQDMPPAPTPEGRPHWAEVAGAIVPPVVLIIAVLGAILGGIATPTEAASVGAIGAILMAGARQGVNKKLILAGAAALLVLAVAAGLAPVRLQRSDAGAGALALGLLYGALALLGFTAILASLRKLHTEKILASAVTTTMTVSSMIFATILMASVFSLVFVGLGGEDRVAHILEQMPGGATGALIFSMALIFVLGFFLDFVEITVILLPLLAPILILMGHDPVWLAILIAINLQTSFLTPPFGFSLFYLRGAAPDSVTTGMIYRGVAPFIVLQILGIATIWAVPALATWLPSVVF, encoded by the coding sequence ATCGCAGAATATCTCGACCTGCTTATGTTTGCTGCGCTGATGGGGGCGATCCTGCTTGGCTTCCCGGTGAGCTTTGCCATTGCCGGGACGGCCATTGCTTTTGCCTATCTTGGTTGGGCTACCGGTGCCATGCAGATCGGCCTGCTGGGCGCTTTGGGCCAACGGGTGTTTGGCGTGCTCACCAATGACGTGCTGATTGCCATTCCGCTCTTTGTCACCATGGGCGTGATTCTGGAGCGGTCGCATATCGCCGAAGACCTGCTGGATACGATGGGCCGCCTCTTTGGTCAGCTGCGCGGCGGGCTCGGGATTTCGGTGATCCTCGTGGGCGCCCTGCTCGCGGCCTCCACCGGCATCGTCGGGGCGACGGTGATCGCCATGGGCCTCATCGCCCTGCCCACCATGCTGCGCACGGACTATGACCCGCGCCTGGCCTCCGGGCTGGTCTGCACAGCCGGTACGCTCGGGCAGATCATCCCGCCCTCGACGCTCCTCATCATCCTGTCGGATGTCATGTCCTCGGCCTATCAACAGGCGCAGTATGAGCAAGGCAAGTTCTCGGTTGAAACCATCTCTGTCGGCCAAATTTTCGCCGGTGCGCTGATCCCGGGGCTCACCCTCGTGGCCATCTACATCCTCTATGTGCTGGGCCGGGGCCTTGTCCGCCCGCAGGACATGCCGCCCGCCCCCACCCCCGAGGGCCGCCCGCACTGGGCCGAGGTGGCCGGGGCCATCGTGCCTCCCGTGGTGCTGATCATCGCCGTTCTGGGCGCGATCCTGGGCGGTATCGCCACGCCGACCGAAGCCGCCAGCGTAGGGGCCATCGGGGCCATTCTCATGGCAGGGGCACGGCAAGGGGTGAACAAGAAACTCATCCTAGCCGGAGCCGCCGCCTTGCTTGTGCTCGCGGTCGCAGCCGGCCTCGCCCCCGTGCGCCTGCAACGTTCGGATGCCGGTGCGGGCGCGCTTGCTCTCGGCCTGCTTTACGGCGCGCTCGCCCTGCTGGGATTCACGGCAATCCTCGCCTCGCTGCGAAAGCTCCATACCGAGAAGATCCTTGCAAGCGCCGTCACCACCACCATGACAGTCAGCTCGATGATCTTTGCCACCATCCTGATGGCCTCCGTCTTCTCTCTCGTCTTCGTGGGACTGGGGGGTGAGGACCGCGTGGCGCATATTCTCGAACAGATGCCCGGTGGAGCCACCGGCGCTCTGATCTTCTCCATGGCTCTGATCTTCGTGCTGGGCTTCTTCCTCGATTTCGTCGAGATCACGGTGATCCTGCTGCCGCTTCTGGCCCCGATCCTCATCCTCATGGGGCATGACCCGGTCTGGCTCGCCATCCTCATCGCGATCAACCTGCAAACCTCTTTCCTCACGCCGCCTTTCGGCTTTTCGCTTTTCTATCTGCGTGGGGCCGCCCCCGACAGCGTGACCACCGGCATGATCTATCGCGGCGTCGCACCTTTCATTGTTCTCCAAATACTCGGAATCGCCACGATTTGGGCCGTCCCGGCACTGGCCACCTGGTTGCCGTCAGTCGTGTTCTGA